A genome region from Etheostoma cragini isolate CJK2018 chromosome 4, CSU_Ecrag_1.0, whole genome shotgun sequence includes the following:
- the gdf5 gene encoding growth/differentiation factor 5, giving the protein MDPLNEARVHAGNSGSHFLISVFHVTQRGQKGDEDIRTRRCLSLDVYERGPQLRRQRYHFNVSSLERDGLLGAELRILRKRPSDPRRTSMGSPGEAGAETTSSPSLKLYTCASGKQPAVLLQTKTTEDVVPGGGFGNKWEVFDVWKVFKGFKTPQNQNSQQLCLELEGLEHRGGRPVDLRALGFARPGRTNKEKAFFLAFGKSKKRDLFYNEIKARSGHDNKTVYEYLFTQRRMRRAPAARGAKKPPALQPLAPHTLPQHQAAKTQTRPRCHRRRLHVNFKEMGWDDWIIAPLEYEAFHCDGVCDFPIRSHLEPTNHAIIQTLMNSMDPESTPPTCCVPTRLSPISILYIDSANNVVYKQYEDMVVESCGCRKP; this is encoded by the exons ATGGATCCCCTTAACGAGGCCAGAGTGCATGCTGGGAACTCTGGCTCTCATTTCTTAATCAGCGTGTTTCACGTCACGCAACGAGGACAGAAAGGAGACGAGGACATCAGGACGCGCCGCTGTCTGTCTCTGGACGTCT ATGAGCGCGGACCACAGCTGCGACGGCAGAGGTATCACTTCAACGTCAGTTCCCTGGAGAGAGACGGGCTCCTGGGGGCCGAGCTGCGCATCCTGAGGAAGCGCCCGTCTGACCCCCGCAGGACCTCCATGGGATCCCCCGGTGAAGCAGGGGCAGAAACCACGTCTTCCCCGTCCCTGAAGCTGTACACCTGCGCGTCGGGGAAACAGCCGGCCGTTCTGCTCCAGACAAAGACCACGGAGGATGTGGTCCCCGGAGGCGGTTTTGGCAACAAATGGGAAGTGTTTGACGTCTGGAAAGTCTTCAAGGGCTTTAAGACCCCCCAGAACCAGAACTCCCAGCAGCTGTGCTTGGAACTTGAGGGCCTGGAGCACCGGGGCGGTCGCCCCGTGGACCTGCGGGCTCTGGGGTTCGCCCGGCCCGGCAGGACCAACAAGGAAAAGGCCTTTTTTCTCGCGTTTGGCAAAAGCAAAAAACGCGACCTGTTCTACAACGAGATCAAAGCGCGGTCGGGCCACGACAACAAAACCGTCTACGAGTACCTGTTCACCCAGCGCCGAATGCGCCGAGCGCCGGCTGCAAGGGGGGCGAAAAAACCGCCAGCGCTGCAGCCGCTGGCGCCGCACACCCTGCCCCAACATCAGGCGGCGAAGACCCAGACCAGGCCTCGGTGCCACCGCAGAAGGCTCCACGTGAACTTCAAGGAGATGGGCTGGGACGACTGGATCATCGCGCCGCTGGAGTACGAGGCGTTCCACTGCGACGGCGTCTGCGACTTCCCTATCCGGTCCCACCTGGAGCCGACCAACCACGCCATCATACAGACCCTGATGAACTCGATGGACCCCGAGTCGACGCCGCCGACCTGCTGCGTCCCCACGCGACTCAGCCCCATCAGCATCCTGTACATCGACTCGGCCAACAACGTGGTCTACAAGCAGTACGAGGACATGGTGGTGGAGTCGTGCGGCTGCCG GAAGCCGTAG